One genomic region from Vicia villosa cultivar HV-30 ecotype Madison, WI unplaced genomic scaffold, Vvil1.0 ctg.000352F_1_1_1, whole genome shotgun sequence encodes:
- the LOC131627245 gene encoding uncharacterized protein LOC131627245 isoform X2, with protein MIPPSTSTHAPNFKASIGHVGCAGGGHGDPLGGVGGVFTGGVGVGGLITGGFGVGGVVGGGFGVGGVITGGVGVGGLTTGGLGVGGVTTGGVGGVDVGGFGVGGVITGGVGVGGLTTGGFGGVITGGVGGVVVGGFGVGGVITGGVGVGGLTTGGFGIGGVITGGVGGVVVGGFGVGGVITGGVGVGGLTTGGFGGVITGGVGVGGLTTGGFGGVITGGVGVGGLTTGGFGGVITGGDGGVIVGGFGVGGVITGGVGVGGLTTGGFGVGGVITGGVGGVVVGGFGVGGVITGGVGVGGLTTGGFGGVITGGVGGVIGGFGVGGVITGGNGVGGLTTGGLGVGGVITGGVGGVVVGGFGVGGVITGGVGVGGLTTGGFGGVITGGVGGVVVGGFGVGGVITGGVGVGGLTTGGFGGVIIGGVGGVVVGGFGVGGVITGGVGVGGLTTGGFGGVITGGVGGVVVGGFGVGGVITGGFGVGGVITGGVGVGGFGVGGVITGGIGGLTTGGFGVGGVITGGVGGVVVGGFGVGGVITGGVGVGGLTIGGFGGVITGGVGGVVVGGFGVGGVITGGVGVGGVTTGGVGVGGVITGGVGGVVVGGFGVGGEITGGFGVGGVVVGGFGVGGVITGGVGVGGVITGGVGVGGFGVGGVITGGVGVGGVTIGGVGVGGVITGGVGGVVVGGLGVGGVITGGVGVGGETIGGVGVGGFGVGGVITGGVGVGGVTTGGVGVGGVITGGVGGVVVGGFGVGGVITGGVGVGGVITGGVGVGGFGVGGVTTGGVGVGGVITGGVGGEVVGGFGVGGVITGGVGVGGETIGGVGVGGFGVGGIITGGVGVGGVTTGGVGVGGVITGGVGGVVVGGFGVGGVTTGGVGVGGVITGGVGVGGFGVGGVITGGVGVGGVTTGGVGVGGVITGGVGGVVVGGFGVGGVITGGVGVGGVTIGGFGVGGVITGGVGVGGVGGVVVGGFGVGVGGVTIGGVGVGGFGVGGVITGGVGVGGVRTGGVGVGGVVVGGLGVGGVITGGVGVGGETIGGVGVGGFGVGGVITGGVGVGGVTIGGVGVGGVTTGGVGVGGVITGGVGGVVVGGFGVGGVITGGVGGVTIGGVGVGGFGVGGVTTGGVGVGGVITGGVGGVVVGGFGVGGVITGGVGVGGVTIGGVGVGGFGVGGVITGGVGVGGVTIGGVGGVITGGVGVGGVIIGGVGVGGVITGGVGGVVVGGFGVGGVITGGVGVGGETIGGVGVGGFGVGGVTTGGVGVGGETIGGVGVGGFGVGGVTTGGVGGVTIGGVGVGGVITGGVGVGGVTTGGVGVGGVITGGVGGVTIGGVGVGGFGVGGIITGGVGVGGVVVGGFGVGGVTTGGVGVGGVITGGVGGVVVGGFGVGGVITGGVGVGGLTTGGFGVGGVITGGVGGVIVGGFGVGPYGGVIGAMGGLGI; from the exons ATGATTCCACCAAGTACATCAACACATGCACCCAATTTCAAAGCATCAATAGGGCATGTTGGTTGTGCAGGTGGTGGACATGGAGATCCACTAGGTGGTGTTGGTGGTGTCTTCACAGGCGGTGTAGGTGTTGGTGGACTAATAACTGGTGGTTTTGGTGTTGGTGGAGTAGTTGGTGGCGGTTTTGGAGTTGGTGGTGTAATCACTGGCGGTGTAGGTGTTGGCGGACTAACAACTGGTGGTTTAGGTGTTGGCGGTGTAACAACTGGTGGTGTTGGTGGAGTAGATGTAGGCGGTTTTGGTGTTGGTGGTGTAATCACTGGCGGTGTAGGTGTTGGCGGACTAACAACTGGTGGTTTTGGTGGTGTAATCACTGGCGGTGTTGGTGGAGTAGTTGTTGGCGGTTTTGGTGTTGGTGGTGTAATCACTGGCGGTGTTGGTGTTGGCGGACTAACAACTGGTGGTTTTGGTATTGGTGGTGTAATCACTGGTGGTGTTGGTGGAGTAGTTGTAGGCGGTTTTGGTGTTGGTGGTGTAATCACTGGCGGTGTAGGTGTTGGCGGACTAACAACGGGTGGTTTTGGTGGTGTAATCACTGGCGGTGTAGGTGTTGGCGGACTAACAACGGGTGGTTTTGGTGGTGTAATCACTGGCGGTGTAGGTGTTGGCGGACTAACAACGGGTGGTTTTGGTGGTGTAATCACTGGCGGTGATGGTGGAGTAATTGTTGGCGGTTTTGGTGTTGGTGGTGTAATCACTGGCGGTGTTGGTGTTGGCGGACTAACAACTGGTGGTTTTGGTGTTGGTGGTGTAATCACTGGTGGTGTTGGTGGAGTAGTTGTAGGCGGTTTTGGTGTTGGTGGTGTAATCACTGGCGGTGTAGGTGTTGGCGGACTAACAACTGGTGGTTTTGGTGGTGTAATCACTGGTGGTGTTGGGGGAGTAATTGGCGGTTTTGGTGTTGGTGGTGTAATCACTGGCGGTAATGGTGTTGGCGGACTAACAACTGGTGGTTTAGGTGTTGGTGGTGTAATCACTGGTGGTGTTGGTGGAGTCGTTGTAGGCGGTTTTGGTGTTGGTGGTGTAATCACTGGCGGTGTAGGTGTAGGCGGACTAACAACTGGTGGTTTTGGTGGTGTAATCACTGGTGGTGTTGGTGGAGTAGTTGTAGGCGGTTTTGGTGTTGGTGGTGTAATCACTGGCGGTGTAGGTGTTGGCGGACTAACAACTGGTGGTTTTGGTGGTGTAATCATTGGAGGTGTTGGTGGAGTAGTTGTTGGCGGTTTTGGTGTTGGTGGTGTAATCACTGGCGGTGTAGGTGTTGGCGGACTAACAACTGGTGGTTTTGGTGGTGTAATCACTGGAGGTGTTGGTGGAGTAGTTGTTGGCGGTTTTGGTGTTGGTGGTGTAATCACTGGCG GTTTTGGTGTTGGTGGTGTAATCACTGGCGGTGTTGGTGTTGGAGGTTTCGGTGTTGGTGGTGTAATCACTGGTGGTATTGGCGGACTAACAACTGGTGGTTTTGGTGTTGGCGGTGTAATCACTGGTGGTGTTGGTGGAGTAGTTGTTGGCGGTTTTGGTGTTGGTGGTGTAATCACTGGAGGTGTAGGTGTTGGCGGACTAACAATTGGTGGTTTTGGTGGTGTAATCACTGGTGGTGTTGGGGGAGTAGTTGTTGGCGGTTTCGGTGTTGGTGGTGTAATCACTGGTGGTGTTGGTGTTGGCGGAGTAACAACTGGTGGTGTCGGTGTTGGCGGTGTAATCACCGGTGGTGTTGGTGGAGTAGTTGTGGGCGGTTTCGGTGTTGGTGGTGAAATCACTGGCGGTTTTGGTGTTGGTGGAGTAGTTGTTGGCGGTTTCGGTGTTGGTGGTGTAATCACTGGCGGTGTTGGTGTTGGCGGAGTAATAACTGGAGGTGTTGGTGTTGGAGGTTTCGGTGTTGGTGGTGTAATCACCGGCGGTGTTGGTGTTGGCGGAGTAACTATTGGTGGTGTTGGTGTTGGCGGAGTAATCACTGGAGGAGTAGGTGGAGTAGTTGTTGGAGGTTTAGGTGTTGGTGGTGTAATCACTGGCGGTGTTGGTGTCGGTGGAGAAACAATTGGCGGTGTTGGTGTTGGCGGTTTCGGTGTTGGTGGTGTAATTACCGGCGGTGTTGGTGTTGGTGGAGTAACAACTGGAGGTGTTGGTGTTGGGGGCGTAATCACTGGTGGTGTTGGTGGAGTAGTTGTTGGCGGTTTCGGTGTTGGTGGTGTAATCACTGGCGGTGTTGGTGTTGGCGGAGTAATAACTGGAGGTGTTGGTGTTGGAGGTTTCGGTGTTGGCGGAGTAACAACAGGTGGTGTTGGTGTTGGCGGTGTAATTACTGGTGGAGTAGGTGGAGAAGTTGTTGGAGGTTTTGGTGTTGGTGGTGTAATCACCGGCGGTGTTGGTGTTGGTGGAGAAACAATTGGCGGTGTTGGTGTTGGCGGTTTCGGTGTTGGTGGTATAATCACCGGCGGTGTTGGTGTTGGAGGAGTAACAACTGGCGGTGTTGGTGTTGGAGGCGTAATCACTGGTGGTGTTGGTGGAGTAGTTGTTGGCGGTTTCGGTGTTGGTGGTGTAACCACTGGCGGTGTTGGTGTTGGCGGAGTAATAACTGGTGGTGTTGGTGTTGGAGGTTTCGGTGTTGGTGGTGTTATCACCGGCGGTGTTGGTGTTGGCGGAGTAACAACTGGTGGTGTTGGTGTTGGCGGTGTAATCACTGGTGGAGTAGGTGGAGTAGTTGTTGGAGGTTTCGGTGTTGGTGGTGTAATCACCGGCGGTGTTGGTGTTGGTGGAGTAACAATTGGCGGTTTCGGTGTTGGTGGAGTAATAACTGGTGGTGTTGGTGTTGGCGGTGTAGGTGGAGTAGTTGTTGGTGGTTTCGGTGTTGGTGTTGGTGGAGTAACAATTGGAGGTGTTGGTGTTGGAGGTTTCGGTGTTGGTGGTGTAATCACCGGCGGTGTTGGTGTTGGCGGCGTAAGAACTGGTGGTGTTGGTGTTGGCGGAGTAGTTGTTGGAGGTTTAGGTGTTGGTGGTGTTATCACCGGCGGTGTTGGTGTTGGTGGAGAAACAATTGGTGGTGTTGGTGTTGGTGGTTTCGGTGTTGGTGGTGTAATCACCGGCGGTGTTGGTGTTGGTGGAGTAACAATAGGGGGTGTTGGTGTTGGCGGAGTAACAACTGGTGGTGTTGGTGTTGGCGGTGTAATCACTGGTGGAGTAGGTGGAGTAGTTGTTGGAGGTTTCGGTGTGGGTGGTGTAATCACCGGCGGTGTTGGTGGAGTAACAATTGGCGGTGTTGGAGTTGGCGGTTTCGGTGTTGGCGGAGTAACAACTGGTGGTGTTGGTGTTGGCGGTGTAATCACTGGTGGTGTAGGTGGAGTAGTTGTTGGAGGTTTCGGTGTTGGTGGTGTAATCACCGGCGGTGTTGGTGTTGGTGGAGTAACAATTGGAGGTGTTGGTGTTGGAGGTTTCGGTGTTGGTGGTGTAATCACCGGCGGTGTTGGTGTTGGTGGAGTAACAATTGGCGGTGTTGGTGGTGTAATCACTGGCGGTGTTGGTGTTGGCGGAGTAATAATTGGTGGTGTTGGTGTTGGCGGTGTAATTACTGGTGGTGTAGGTGGAGTAGTTGTTGGAGGTTTCGGTGTTGGTGGTGTAATCACCGGCGGTGTTGGTGTTGGTGGAGAAACAATTGGCGGTGTTGGTGTTGGCGGTTTCGGTGTTGGTGGTGTAACAACCGGTGGTGTTGGTGTTGGTGGAGAAACAATTGGCGGTGTTGGTGTTGGCGGTTTCGGTGTTGGTGGTGTAACAACTGGTGGTGTTGGTGGAGTAACAATTGGCGGTGTTGGTGTTGGTGGAGTAATCACCGGCGGTGTTGGTGTTGGCGGAGTAACAACTGGTGGTGTTGGTGTTGGTGGTGTAATCACCGGCGGTGTTGGTGGAGTAACAATAGGTGGTGTTGGTGTTGGCGGTTTTGGTGTTGGTGGTATAATCACTGGCGGTGTTGGTGTTGGTGGAGTAGTTGTTGGCGGTTTTGGTGTTGGTGGAGTAACAACCGGCGGTGTTGGTGTTGGCGGTGTAATCACTGGTGGTGTCGGTGGAGTAGTTGTTGGCGGTTTTGGTGTTGGTGGTGTAATCACTGGCGGTGTTGGTGTTGGCGGACTAACAACAGGTGGTTTTGGTGTTGGTGGTGTAATCACTGGTGGTGTTGGTGGAGTAATAGTTGGCGGTTTTGGCGTAGGACCATATGGTGGTGTTATTGGCGCAATGGGTGGTTTAGGAATATGA
- the LOC131627216 gene encoding formin-like protein 14 isoform X1: MDSSAFILRVSIAYFCLLILVSTIFPLSGAVKLELEPQNSLNKFSSFEYLDTDSYGSPSSQPLPPFNSLAPQPYSSLPNPPPSPKTIITISPPPTPPPSPPKHVPSPPKTVTSPPKAYPPPPPPSLHKNSPPHYAIWCVAKPTVPDPIIQFAMDYACGSGADCKSIQPNGPCFQPNTLLAHASFAFNSYWQNTKIGGGTCDFGGTAMLVNVDPSKFLLPSFNTVTLSLNYIVYSLKIES; this comes from the exons ATGGATTCAAGTGCTTTCATTCTTAGAGTCAGCATTGCTTATTTTTGTCTTCTCATCCTAGTTTccactatttttcctttgtctg GTGCAGTTAAACTAGAATTAGAACCTCAAAATAGTTTAAACAAATTTTCATCATTTGAATACTTAGACACTGATTCATATGGTTCTCCATCTTCTCAACCATTACCACCTTTCAACTCACTTGCACCACAGCCTTATTCCTCTCTTCCAAACCCACCACCAAGTCCAAAAACCATTATTACAATCTCACCACCACCAACACCACCTCCAAGCCCACCAAAACATGTTCCAAGCCCACCTAAAACTGTTACAAGCCCACCTAAGGCttatccaccaccaccaccaccctcACTTCATAAAAACTCACCACCACACTATGCTATTTGGTGTGTTGCAAAGCCAACAGTTCCTGATCCTATAATACAATTTGCAATGGACTATGCATGTGGGTCTGGGGCAGATTGCAAATCAATTCAGCCCAATGGGCCATGCTTTCAGCCCAACACTTTGTTGGCCCATGCTTCTTTTGCTTTCAATAGCTACTGGCAGAACACTAAGATTGGTGGGGGCACTTGTGATTTTGGTGGTACTGCTATGCTTGTCAACGTTGATCCAAGTAAGTTTCTGCTACCATCTTTCAATACCGTTACGCTATCACTTAATTATATCGTTTATTCGTTAAAGATTGAATCTTAA
- the LOC131627216 gene encoding major pollen allergen Ole e 10-like isoform X2: MDSSAFILRVSIAYFCLLILVSTIFPLSGAVKLELEPQNSLNKFSSFEYLDTDSYGSPSSQPLPPFNSLAPQPYSSLPNPPPSPKTIITISPPPTPPPSPPKHVPSPPKTVTSPPKAYPPPPPPSLHKNSPPHYAIWCVAKPTVPDPIIQFAMDYACGSGADCKSIQPNGPCFQPNTLLAHASFAFNSYWQNTKIGGGTCDFGGTAMLVNVDPSYDKCNFMST, encoded by the exons ATGGATTCAAGTGCTTTCATTCTTAGAGTCAGCATTGCTTATTTTTGTCTTCTCATCCTAGTTTccactatttttcctttgtctg GTGCAGTTAAACTAGAATTAGAACCTCAAAATAGTTTAAACAAATTTTCATCATTTGAATACTTAGACACTGATTCATATGGTTCTCCATCTTCTCAACCATTACCACCTTTCAACTCACTTGCACCACAGCCTTATTCCTCTCTTCCAAACCCACCACCAAGTCCAAAAACCATTATTACAATCTCACCACCACCAACACCACCTCCAAGCCCACCAAAACATGTTCCAAGCCCACCTAAAACTGTTACAAGCCCACCTAAGGCttatccaccaccaccaccaccctcACTTCATAAAAACTCACCACCACACTATGCTATTTGGTGTGTTGCAAAGCCAACAGTTCCTGATCCTATAATACAATTTGCAATGGACTATGCATGTGGGTCTGGGGCAGATTGCAAATCAATTCAGCCCAATGGGCCATGCTTTCAGCCCAACACTTTGTTGGCCCATGCTTCTTTTGCTTTCAATAGCTACTGGCAGAACACTAAGATTGGTGGGGGCACTTGTGATTTTGGTGGTACTGCTATGCTTGTCAACGTTGATCCAA GTTATGACAAATGCAACTTCATGTCGACTTAG
- the LOC131627245 gene encoding uncharacterized protein LOC131627245 isoform X1 encodes MIPPSTSTHAPNFKASIGHVGCAGGGHGDPLGGVGGVFTGGVGVGGLITGGFGVGGVVGGGFGVGGVITGGVGVGGLTTGGLGVGGVTTGGVGGVDVGGFGVGGVITGGVGVGGLTTGGFGGVITGGVGGVVVGGFGVGGVITGGVGVGGLTTGGFGIGGVITGGVGGVVVGGFGVGGVITGGVGVGGLTTGGFGGVITGGVGVGGLTTGGFGGVITGGVGVGGLTTGGFGGVITGGDGGVIVGGFGVGGVITGGVGVGGLTTGGFGVGGVITGGVGGVVVGGFGVGGVITGGVGVGGLTTGGFGGVITGGVGGVIGGFGVGGVITGGNGVGGLTTGGLGVGGVITGGVGGVVVGGFGVGGVITGGVGVGGLTTGGFGGVITGGVGGVVVGGFGVGGVITGGVGVGGLTTGGFGGVIIGGVGGVVVGGFGVGGVITGGVGVGGLTTGGFGGVITGGVGGVVVGGFGVGGVITGGVGVGGLTTGGLGVGGVITGGVGGVVVGGFGVGGVITGGVGVGGFGVGGVITGGIGGLTTGGFGVGGVITGGVGGVVVGGFGVGGVITGGVGVGGLTIGGFGGVITGGVGGVVVGGFGVGGVITGGVGVGGVTTGGVGVGGVITGGVGGVVVGGFGVGGEITGGFGVGGVVVGGFGVGGVITGGVGVGGVITGGVGVGGFGVGGVITGGVGVGGVTIGGVGVGGVITGGVGGVVVGGLGVGGVITGGVGVGGETIGGVGVGGFGVGGVITGGVGVGGVTTGGVGVGGVITGGVGGVVVGGFGVGGVITGGVGVGGVITGGVGVGGFGVGGVTTGGVGVGGVITGGVGGEVVGGFGVGGVITGGVGVGGETIGGVGVGGFGVGGIITGGVGVGGVTTGGVGVGGVITGGVGGVVVGGFGVGGVTTGGVGVGGVITGGVGVGGFGVGGVITGGVGVGGVTTGGVGVGGVITGGVGGVVVGGFGVGGVITGGVGVGGVTIGGFGVGGVITGGVGVGGVGGVVVGGFGVGVGGVTIGGVGVGGFGVGGVITGGVGVGGVRTGGVGVGGVVVGGLGVGGVITGGVGVGGETIGGVGVGGFGVGGVITGGVGVGGVTIGGVGVGGVTTGGVGVGGVITGGVGGVVVGGFGVGGVITGGVGGVTIGGVGVGGFGVGGVTTGGVGVGGVITGGVGGVVVGGFGVGGVITGGVGVGGVTIGGVGVGGFGVGGVITGGVGVGGVTIGGVGGVITGGVGVGGVIIGGVGVGGVITGGVGGVVVGGFGVGGVITGGVGVGGETIGGVGVGGFGVGGVTTGGVGVGGETIGGVGVGGFGVGGVTTGGVGGVTIGGVGVGGVITGGVGVGGVTTGGVGVGGVITGGVGGVTIGGVGVGGFGVGGIITGGVGVGGVVVGGFGVGGVTTGGVGVGGVITGGVGGVVVGGFGVGGVITGGVGVGGLTTGGFGVGGVITGGVGGVIVGGFGVGPYGGVIGAMGGLGI; translated from the coding sequence ATGATTCCACCAAGTACATCAACACATGCACCCAATTTCAAAGCATCAATAGGGCATGTTGGTTGTGCAGGTGGTGGACATGGAGATCCACTAGGTGGTGTTGGTGGTGTCTTCACAGGCGGTGTAGGTGTTGGTGGACTAATAACTGGTGGTTTTGGTGTTGGTGGAGTAGTTGGTGGCGGTTTTGGAGTTGGTGGTGTAATCACTGGCGGTGTAGGTGTTGGCGGACTAACAACTGGTGGTTTAGGTGTTGGCGGTGTAACAACTGGTGGTGTTGGTGGAGTAGATGTAGGCGGTTTTGGTGTTGGTGGTGTAATCACTGGCGGTGTAGGTGTTGGCGGACTAACAACTGGTGGTTTTGGTGGTGTAATCACTGGCGGTGTTGGTGGAGTAGTTGTTGGCGGTTTTGGTGTTGGTGGTGTAATCACTGGCGGTGTTGGTGTTGGCGGACTAACAACTGGTGGTTTTGGTATTGGTGGTGTAATCACTGGTGGTGTTGGTGGAGTAGTTGTAGGCGGTTTTGGTGTTGGTGGTGTAATCACTGGCGGTGTAGGTGTTGGCGGACTAACAACGGGTGGTTTTGGTGGTGTAATCACTGGCGGTGTAGGTGTTGGCGGACTAACAACGGGTGGTTTTGGTGGTGTAATCACTGGCGGTGTAGGTGTTGGCGGACTAACAACGGGTGGTTTTGGTGGTGTAATCACTGGCGGTGATGGTGGAGTAATTGTTGGCGGTTTTGGTGTTGGTGGTGTAATCACTGGCGGTGTTGGTGTTGGCGGACTAACAACTGGTGGTTTTGGTGTTGGTGGTGTAATCACTGGTGGTGTTGGTGGAGTAGTTGTAGGCGGTTTTGGTGTTGGTGGTGTAATCACTGGCGGTGTAGGTGTTGGCGGACTAACAACTGGTGGTTTTGGTGGTGTAATCACTGGTGGTGTTGGGGGAGTAATTGGCGGTTTTGGTGTTGGTGGTGTAATCACTGGCGGTAATGGTGTTGGCGGACTAACAACTGGTGGTTTAGGTGTTGGTGGTGTAATCACTGGTGGTGTTGGTGGAGTCGTTGTAGGCGGTTTTGGTGTTGGTGGTGTAATCACTGGCGGTGTAGGTGTAGGCGGACTAACAACTGGTGGTTTTGGTGGTGTAATCACTGGTGGTGTTGGTGGAGTAGTTGTAGGCGGTTTTGGTGTTGGTGGTGTAATCACTGGCGGTGTAGGTGTTGGCGGACTAACAACTGGTGGTTTTGGTGGTGTAATCATTGGAGGTGTTGGTGGAGTAGTTGTTGGCGGTTTTGGTGTTGGTGGTGTAATCACTGGCGGTGTAGGTGTTGGCGGACTAACAACTGGTGGTTTTGGTGGTGTAATCACTGGAGGTGTTGGTGGAGTAGTTGTTGGCGGTTTTGGTGTTGGTGGTGTAATCACTGGCGGTGTAGGTGTTGGCGGACTAACAACTGGTGGTTTAGGTGTTGGTGGTGTAATCACCGGTGGTGTTGGTGGAGTAGTTGTTGGAGGTTTTGGTGTTGGTGGTGTAATCACTGGCGGTGTTGGTGTTGGAGGTTTCGGTGTTGGTGGTGTAATCACTGGTGGTATTGGCGGACTAACAACTGGTGGTTTTGGTGTTGGCGGTGTAATCACTGGTGGTGTTGGTGGAGTAGTTGTTGGCGGTTTTGGTGTTGGTGGTGTAATCACTGGAGGTGTAGGTGTTGGCGGACTAACAATTGGTGGTTTTGGTGGTGTAATCACTGGTGGTGTTGGGGGAGTAGTTGTTGGCGGTTTCGGTGTTGGTGGTGTAATCACTGGTGGTGTTGGTGTTGGCGGAGTAACAACTGGTGGTGTCGGTGTTGGCGGTGTAATCACCGGTGGTGTTGGTGGAGTAGTTGTGGGCGGTTTCGGTGTTGGTGGTGAAATCACTGGCGGTTTTGGTGTTGGTGGAGTAGTTGTTGGCGGTTTCGGTGTTGGTGGTGTAATCACTGGCGGTGTTGGTGTTGGCGGAGTAATAACTGGAGGTGTTGGTGTTGGAGGTTTCGGTGTTGGTGGTGTAATCACCGGCGGTGTTGGTGTTGGCGGAGTAACTATTGGTGGTGTTGGTGTTGGCGGAGTAATCACTGGAGGAGTAGGTGGAGTAGTTGTTGGAGGTTTAGGTGTTGGTGGTGTAATCACTGGCGGTGTTGGTGTCGGTGGAGAAACAATTGGCGGTGTTGGTGTTGGCGGTTTCGGTGTTGGTGGTGTAATTACCGGCGGTGTTGGTGTTGGTGGAGTAACAACTGGAGGTGTTGGTGTTGGGGGCGTAATCACTGGTGGTGTTGGTGGAGTAGTTGTTGGCGGTTTCGGTGTTGGTGGTGTAATCACTGGCGGTGTTGGTGTTGGCGGAGTAATAACTGGAGGTGTTGGTGTTGGAGGTTTCGGTGTTGGCGGAGTAACAACAGGTGGTGTTGGTGTTGGCGGTGTAATTACTGGTGGAGTAGGTGGAGAAGTTGTTGGAGGTTTTGGTGTTGGTGGTGTAATCACCGGCGGTGTTGGTGTTGGTGGAGAAACAATTGGCGGTGTTGGTGTTGGCGGTTTCGGTGTTGGTGGTATAATCACCGGCGGTGTTGGTGTTGGAGGAGTAACAACTGGCGGTGTTGGTGTTGGAGGCGTAATCACTGGTGGTGTTGGTGGAGTAGTTGTTGGCGGTTTCGGTGTTGGTGGTGTAACCACTGGCGGTGTTGGTGTTGGCGGAGTAATAACTGGTGGTGTTGGTGTTGGAGGTTTCGGTGTTGGTGGTGTTATCACCGGCGGTGTTGGTGTTGGCGGAGTAACAACTGGTGGTGTTGGTGTTGGCGGTGTAATCACTGGTGGAGTAGGTGGAGTAGTTGTTGGAGGTTTCGGTGTTGGTGGTGTAATCACCGGCGGTGTTGGTGTTGGTGGAGTAACAATTGGCGGTTTCGGTGTTGGTGGAGTAATAACTGGTGGTGTTGGTGTTGGCGGTGTAGGTGGAGTAGTTGTTGGTGGTTTCGGTGTTGGTGTTGGTGGAGTAACAATTGGAGGTGTTGGTGTTGGAGGTTTCGGTGTTGGTGGTGTAATCACCGGCGGTGTTGGTGTTGGCGGCGTAAGAACTGGTGGTGTTGGTGTTGGCGGAGTAGTTGTTGGAGGTTTAGGTGTTGGTGGTGTTATCACCGGCGGTGTTGGTGTTGGTGGAGAAACAATTGGTGGTGTTGGTGTTGGTGGTTTCGGTGTTGGTGGTGTAATCACCGGCGGTGTTGGTGTTGGTGGAGTAACAATAGGGGGTGTTGGTGTTGGCGGAGTAACAACTGGTGGTGTTGGTGTTGGCGGTGTAATCACTGGTGGAGTAGGTGGAGTAGTTGTTGGAGGTTTCGGTGTGGGTGGTGTAATCACCGGCGGTGTTGGTGGAGTAACAATTGGCGGTGTTGGAGTTGGCGGTTTCGGTGTTGGCGGAGTAACAACTGGTGGTGTTGGTGTTGGCGGTGTAATCACTGGTGGTGTAGGTGGAGTAGTTGTTGGAGGTTTCGGTGTTGGTGGTGTAATCACCGGCGGTGTTGGTGTTGGTGGAGTAACAATTGGAGGTGTTGGTGTTGGAGGTTTCGGTGTTGGTGGTGTAATCACCGGCGGTGTTGGTGTTGGTGGAGTAACAATTGGCGGTGTTGGTGGTGTAATCACTGGCGGTGTTGGTGTTGGCGGAGTAATAATTGGTGGTGTTGGTGTTGGCGGTGTAATTACTGGTGGTGTAGGTGGAGTAGTTGTTGGAGGTTTCGGTGTTGGTGGTGTAATCACCGGCGGTGTTGGTGTTGGTGGAGAAACAATTGGCGGTGTTGGTGTTGGCGGTTTCGGTGTTGGTGGTGTAACAACCGGTGGTGTTGGTGTTGGTGGAGAAACAATTGGCGGTGTTGGTGTTGGCGGTTTCGGTGTTGGTGGTGTAACAACTGGTGGTGTTGGTGGAGTAACAATTGGCGGTGTTGGTGTTGGTGGAGTAATCACCGGCGGTGTTGGTGTTGGCGGAGTAACAACTGGTGGTGTTGGTGTTGGTGGTGTAATCACCGGCGGTGTTGGTGGAGTAACAATAGGTGGTGTTGGTGTTGGCGGTTTTGGTGTTGGTGGTATAATCACTGGCGGTGTTGGTGTTGGTGGAGTAGTTGTTGGCGGTTTTGGTGTTGGTGGAGTAACAACCGGCGGTGTTGGTGTTGGCGGTGTAATCACTGGTGGTGTCGGTGGAGTAGTTGTTGGCGGTTTTGGTGTTGGTGGTGTAATCACTGGCGGTGTTGGTGTTGGCGGACTAACAACAGGTGGTTTTGGTGTTGGTGGTGTAATCACTGGTGGTGTTGGTGGAGTAATAGTTGGCGGTTTTGGCGTAGGACCATATGGTGGTGTTATTGGCGCAATGGGTGGTTTAGGAATATGA